Proteins encoded in a region of the Triticum dicoccoides isolate Atlit2015 ecotype Zavitan chromosome 3A, WEW_v2.0, whole genome shotgun sequence genome:
- the LOC119268836 gene encoding pentatricopeptide repeat-containing protein At1g30610, chloroplastic-like isoform X1, with protein MAAVPPNASMGLLNLGGCGVLLPSLQPNSSAGHCFLVPRRDVSASPLSWGLVRRGRFLDAGFRAAGALASGEAGAGSSELRHIEKELTFSPTFTDYVKMMESVKLDRSKSLQGGDSDGRSSRRRFTGDGDASAGRRQDRESVDPRKKSFERNRGAQRDRGGDQGRGERLATNDSAEEFTGLVGKGMVGDVKNSNDGQRKVEEYVQRRIVRGERSRIGDSTDTDDRKQFPSASYVKTRDNKGGVVVHESAGNTNAQSNARKDLQGRATSVVSRTSVTRDSSVILRNTRSTNARSNIQEHDFKYPREGKVSSSEVNADSKFQRYQQRTENSIRNLVGSFRDNNVDYSKPIVSKRYGHTQTVSENYGHRSDSLERGKPETMRMHRGENVQQGKFVRRDSKAVIDDRAAFKTFEAFTDVRNRPRALQMEIEERIQKLASRLNATDVNIPEWKFSKMIHDAQIKFTDHSILRIVQILGRYGNWKRVLQVVEWLQSRERFKSYKSRYIYTTVLDVLGKAKRPFEALNVFYTMLDQLSSYPDIAAYHCIAVTLGQAGLVKELFDVIDCMRSPPRKKFMVGPVQNWDPRLEPDLIVYNAVLNACVQQKQWEGTFWVLQQLKEKNIRPTNTTYGLVMEVMLVCGKYNLVYEVFDRVKQKSIPGALNYKVLVNALWREGKIDEAVMAVKDMENRGIVGSASLYYDLARCLCSGGRCKEALLQVEKICKVANKPLVVTYTGLIQTCIDSGSIENAKYIFKEMCNYCSPNNVTCNIMLKSYIDHGMFEDAKDLLENILNGRIRSKADLGEQAIADKFTFNTFLDACAEAKKWNDFEYAFRKMLSSGYHFDERRHLRMVLDAYRSGKEQLLEDVWDYLCHSGRVPPAAMIMERFCLKLRQGHTTAALSCISSFEESKIGSVSSKSWSNLLNRNADLLEEESVAKLVHELDDFSRPGISCHSLYENVLSSCTEFLRGSGGKAPSDGRMPFCNS; from the exons ATGGCGGCGGTGCCGCCAAACGCGAGCATGGGGCTGCTCAATCTGGGCGGGTGCGGGGTTTTGCTCCCCTCCCTGCAGCCTAATTCGAGCGCCGGTCACTGCTTTTTGGTCCCGAGGAGGGACGTCTCCGCGTCGCCGTTGAGCTGGGGTTTGGTCAGACGAGGCAGGTTTCTTGATGCCGGGTTCCGGGCCGCGGGTGCCCTGGCTAGCGGCGAGGCCGGCGCCGGTTCGTCAGAGTTGCGGCACATCGAGAAGGAGCTCACTTTTAGCCCCACATTCACCGACTATGTGAAGATGATGGAGTCGGTGAAGTTGGACAGGAGCAAGAGTTTGCAGGGAGGCGATTCGGATGGCCGGAGTTCCAGGAGGAGGTTCACGGGCGATGGCGATGCATCAGCTGGTCGACGACAGGATAGAGAGTCAGTTGATCCAAGGAAGAAGTCATTTGAGAGGAATAGAGGGGCTCAAAGGGACAGAGGGGGTGACCAAGGCAGGGGTGAGAGGCTAGCGACGAATGACAGCGCAGAAGAATTTACTGGATTGGTGGGAAAAGGAATGGTGGGTGATGTTAAAAACAGCAATGATGGTCAgaggaaagttgaagaatatgtacAGAGAAGAATAGTTCGAGGCGAACGAAGCAGAATTGGGGACAGTACTGATACTGACGACCGCAAGCAGTTTCCATCAGCATCATATGTGAAGACTAGAGATAATAAAGGTGGTGTGGTTGTTCATGAATCAGCAGGGAACACAAATGCCCAGTCAAATGCACGGAAGGATTTACAAGGACGGGCAACTTCTGTTGTAAGCCGTACTTCTGTGACTCGGGATAGCAGCGTTATATTGAGGAACACCAGGTCTACCAATGCAAGAAGTAATATACAGGAGCATGACTTCAAATATCCTAGAGAGGGAAAAGTTTCCAGTAGCGAGGTCAATGCTGACAGTAAATTTCAAAGATACCAGCAAAGAACAGAGAATTCAATAAGAAATCTTGTAGGTAGTTTTAGAGATAATAATGTGGACTATAGCAAACCTATTGTAAGCAAAAGATACGGCCATACACAAACAGTGTCCGAGAACTATGGTCATCGGAGTGATAGTCTGGAGCGTGGAAAACCTGAAACAATGCGAATGCACAGAGGAGAAAATGTTCAACAGGGGAAGTTTGTTAGAAGAGATTCAAAAGCTGTTATTGATGATAGGGCTGCTTTCAAGACTTTTGAGGCATTCACTGATGTCAGGAACAGGCCACGGGCTCTTCAAATGGAAATAGAAGAAAGGATTCAGAAATTAGCTAGTCG GCTCAATGCTACAGATGTAAATATTCCAGAGTGGAAATTCTCCAAGATGATTCATGATGCACAGATCAAATTCACTGATCACTCTATCCTAAGGATTGTTCAAATATTGGGTCGATATGGAAACTGGAAACGTGTTCTGCAAGTTGTTGAATGGCTTCAATCACGTGAAAGATTCAAGTCCTACAAGAGCAG GTATATTTATACAACAGTCCTTGATGTTCTTGGGAAGGCAAAGAGACCTTTCGAGGCATTGAATGTATTTTACACCATGCTG GACCAATTATCTTCTTATCCTGACATTGCAGCTTATCATTGTATTGCTGTGACTCTCGGGCAAGCTGGTCTTGTGAAAGAACTATTTGATGTGATTGATTGCATGCGTTCCCCTCCTAGGAAGAAGTTTATGGTGGGTCCTGTTCAGAATTGGGATCCTCGGTTGGAACCAGACCTCATCGTATACAATGCG GTTTTGAATGCTTGCGTTCAACAAAAGCAGTGGGAAGGGACATTCTGGGTACTGCAACAGTTGAAAGAGAAGAATATTCGCCCAACTAATACAACATATGGTCTTGTAATGGAG GTAATGCTTGTTTGTGGCAAGTATAACTTGGTGTATGAGGTCTTCGACAGGGTGAAGCAAAAATCAATACCTGGTGCACTGAACTATAAAG TTCTCGTAAATGCACTCTGGAGAGAAGGAAAGATCGATGAAGCAGTCATGGCCGTGAAGGATATGGAAAATCGTGGAATTGTTGGTTCGGCTAGTCTCTATTATGACCTTGCTCGGTGCCTTTGCAGTGGAGGGCGGTGCAAAGAAGCACTTCTCCAG GTTGAGAAGATATGCAAGGTTGCGAACAAACCGCTGGTTGTTACCTACACAGGACTTATTCAAACTTGCATAGATAGTGGAAGCATAGAAAATGCTAAATACATATTTAAAGAAATGTGCAACTACTGCTCACCTAATAATGTGACTTGCAACATTATGCTAAAGTCATACATAGATCATGGAATGTTTGAAGACGCAAAAGATCTGCTGGAGAATATTCTAAATGGCAGGATAAGGAGTAAAGCGGATTTGGGTGAACAAGCAATTGCAGACAAGTTTACTTTCAATACTTTCTTGGATGCTTGTGCTGAAGCAAAAAAGTGGAATGACTTCGAGTACGCATTTCGCAAAATGTTATCTAGCGGCTACCATTTTGACGAACGAAGGCACCTACGTATGGTACTTGATGCCTATAGGAGCGGGAAG GAGCAGCTGCTGGAAGACGTATGGGACTACCTGTGTCACAGTGGTCGGGTTCCACCGGCTGCCATGATAATGGAAAGATTCTGCCTAAAACTGAGACAAGGCCATACGACGGCAGCACTCTCCTGCATCAGCAGCTTTGAGGAGAGCAAGATAGGCAGCGTTTCCTCCAAGTCGTGGTCGAATCTTCTGAACCGGAACGCGGACCTCCTCGAGGAGGAGAGCGTCGCCAAGCTTGTCCATGAACTCGATGACTTCTCAAGGCCAGGGATTTCCTGCCATTCCTTGTACGAAAATGTTCTGAGCAGCTGTACAGAATTCCTTCGTGGTTCTGGTGGAAAGGCGCCTTCTGATGGACGGATGCCTTTCTGTAATTCTTGA
- the LOC119268836 gene encoding pentatricopeptide repeat-containing protein At1g30610, chloroplastic-like isoform X2 produces the protein MAAVPPNASMGLLNLGGCGVLLPSLQPNSSAGHCFLVPRRDVSASPLSWGLVRRGRFLDAGFRAAGALASGEAGAGSSELRHIEKELTFSPTFTDYVKMMESVKLDRSKSLQGGDSDGRSSRRRFTGDGDASAGRRQDRESVDPRKKSFERNRGAQRDRGGDQGRGERLATNDSAEEFTGLVGKGMVGDVKNSNDGQRKVEEYVQRRIVRGERSRIGDSTDTDDRKQFPSASYVKTRDNKGGVVVHESAGNTNAQSNARKDLQGRATSVVSRTSVTRDSSVILRNTRSTNARSNIQEHDFKYPREGKVSSSEVNADSKFQRYQQRTENSIRNLVGSFRDNNVDYSKPIVSKRYGHTQTVSENYGHRSDSLERGKPETMRMHRGENVQQGKFVRRDSKAVIDDRAAFKTFEAFTDVRNRPRALQMEIEERIQKLASRLNATDVNIPEWKFSKMIHDAQIKFTDHSILRIVQILGRYGNWKRVLQVVEWLQSRERFKSYKSRYIYTTVLDVLGKAKRPFEALNVFYTMLDQLSSYPDIAAYHCIAVTLGQAGLVKELFDVIDCMRSPPRKKFMVGPVQNWDPRLEPDLIVYNAVLNACVQQKQWEGTFWVLQQLKEKNIRPTNTTYGLVMEVMLVCGKYNLVYEVFDRVKQKSIPGALNYKVLVNALWREGKIDEAVMAVKDMENRGIVGSASLYYDLARCLCSGGRCKEALLQEQLLEDVWDYLCHSGRVPPAAMIMERFCLKLRQGHTTAALSCISSFEESKIGSVSSKSWSNLLNRNADLLEEESVAKLVHELDDFSRPGISCHSLYENVLSSCTEFLRGSGGKAPSDGRMPFCNS, from the exons ATGGCGGCGGTGCCGCCAAACGCGAGCATGGGGCTGCTCAATCTGGGCGGGTGCGGGGTTTTGCTCCCCTCCCTGCAGCCTAATTCGAGCGCCGGTCACTGCTTTTTGGTCCCGAGGAGGGACGTCTCCGCGTCGCCGTTGAGCTGGGGTTTGGTCAGACGAGGCAGGTTTCTTGATGCCGGGTTCCGGGCCGCGGGTGCCCTGGCTAGCGGCGAGGCCGGCGCCGGTTCGTCAGAGTTGCGGCACATCGAGAAGGAGCTCACTTTTAGCCCCACATTCACCGACTATGTGAAGATGATGGAGTCGGTGAAGTTGGACAGGAGCAAGAGTTTGCAGGGAGGCGATTCGGATGGCCGGAGTTCCAGGAGGAGGTTCACGGGCGATGGCGATGCATCAGCTGGTCGACGACAGGATAGAGAGTCAGTTGATCCAAGGAAGAAGTCATTTGAGAGGAATAGAGGGGCTCAAAGGGACAGAGGGGGTGACCAAGGCAGGGGTGAGAGGCTAGCGACGAATGACAGCGCAGAAGAATTTACTGGATTGGTGGGAAAAGGAATGGTGGGTGATGTTAAAAACAGCAATGATGGTCAgaggaaagttgaagaatatgtacAGAGAAGAATAGTTCGAGGCGAACGAAGCAGAATTGGGGACAGTACTGATACTGACGACCGCAAGCAGTTTCCATCAGCATCATATGTGAAGACTAGAGATAATAAAGGTGGTGTGGTTGTTCATGAATCAGCAGGGAACACAAATGCCCAGTCAAATGCACGGAAGGATTTACAAGGACGGGCAACTTCTGTTGTAAGCCGTACTTCTGTGACTCGGGATAGCAGCGTTATATTGAGGAACACCAGGTCTACCAATGCAAGAAGTAATATACAGGAGCATGACTTCAAATATCCTAGAGAGGGAAAAGTTTCCAGTAGCGAGGTCAATGCTGACAGTAAATTTCAAAGATACCAGCAAAGAACAGAGAATTCAATAAGAAATCTTGTAGGTAGTTTTAGAGATAATAATGTGGACTATAGCAAACCTATTGTAAGCAAAAGATACGGCCATACACAAACAGTGTCCGAGAACTATGGTCATCGGAGTGATAGTCTGGAGCGTGGAAAACCTGAAACAATGCGAATGCACAGAGGAGAAAATGTTCAACAGGGGAAGTTTGTTAGAAGAGATTCAAAAGCTGTTATTGATGATAGGGCTGCTTTCAAGACTTTTGAGGCATTCACTGATGTCAGGAACAGGCCACGGGCTCTTCAAATGGAAATAGAAGAAAGGATTCAGAAATTAGCTAGTCG GCTCAATGCTACAGATGTAAATATTCCAGAGTGGAAATTCTCCAAGATGATTCATGATGCACAGATCAAATTCACTGATCACTCTATCCTAAGGATTGTTCAAATATTGGGTCGATATGGAAACTGGAAACGTGTTCTGCAAGTTGTTGAATGGCTTCAATCACGTGAAAGATTCAAGTCCTACAAGAGCAG GTATATTTATACAACAGTCCTTGATGTTCTTGGGAAGGCAAAGAGACCTTTCGAGGCATTGAATGTATTTTACACCATGCTG GACCAATTATCTTCTTATCCTGACATTGCAGCTTATCATTGTATTGCTGTGACTCTCGGGCAAGCTGGTCTTGTGAAAGAACTATTTGATGTGATTGATTGCATGCGTTCCCCTCCTAGGAAGAAGTTTATGGTGGGTCCTGTTCAGAATTGGGATCCTCGGTTGGAACCAGACCTCATCGTATACAATGCG GTTTTGAATGCTTGCGTTCAACAAAAGCAGTGGGAAGGGACATTCTGGGTACTGCAACAGTTGAAAGAGAAGAATATTCGCCCAACTAATACAACATATGGTCTTGTAATGGAG GTAATGCTTGTTTGTGGCAAGTATAACTTGGTGTATGAGGTCTTCGACAGGGTGAAGCAAAAATCAATACCTGGTGCACTGAACTATAAAG TTCTCGTAAATGCACTCTGGAGAGAAGGAAAGATCGATGAAGCAGTCATGGCCGTGAAGGATATGGAAAATCGTGGAATTGTTGGTTCGGCTAGTCTCTATTATGACCTTGCTCGGTGCCTTTGCAGTGGAGGGCGGTGCAAAGAAGCACTTCTCCAG GAGCAGCTGCTGGAAGACGTATGGGACTACCTGTGTCACAGTGGTCGGGTTCCACCGGCTGCCATGATAATGGAAAGATTCTGCCTAAAACTGAGACAAGGCCATACGACGGCAGCACTCTCCTGCATCAGCAGCTTTGAGGAGAGCAAGATAGGCAGCGTTTCCTCCAAGTCGTGGTCGAATCTTCTGAACCGGAACGCGGACCTCCTCGAGGAGGAGAGCGTCGCCAAGCTTGTCCATGAACTCGATGACTTCTCAAGGCCAGGGATTTCCTGCCATTCCTTGTACGAAAATGTTCTGAGCAGCTGTACAGAATTCCTTCGTGGTTCTGGTGGAAAGGCGCCTTCTGATGGACGGATGCCTTTCTGTAATTCTTGA